In the Alteromonas sp. M12 genome, one interval contains:
- a CDS encoding protein YgfX → MICLQISWISFLMLTFWFWKASVIPAQIMLQTIATLVTLLFGIRWIFKTQGEASISVMSLSSVGEVNWLQGASSGCYRISQKSKICGAFICLHFQKSILNKPPMFMWLAKDQVSEHDFRRLCRIVLRCQQQSLDS, encoded by the coding sequence ATGATTTGCCTGCAAATCAGTTGGATAAGCTTTTTGATGTTAACCTTTTGGTTCTGGAAAGCCTCGGTGATTCCTGCGCAAATCATGCTACAAACTATCGCAACGCTTGTTACATTGTTATTCGGCATTCGCTGGATATTCAAAACCCAAGGCGAAGCTTCGATAAGCGTCATGAGTCTGAGTTCTGTTGGCGAAGTGAATTGGTTGCAAGGCGCTTCCTCAGGATGCTATCGAATCAGCCAAAAAAGTAAAATTTGCGGTGCTTTTATCTGCTTGCACTTTCAAAAAAGTATACTTAATAAACCGCCAATGTTTATGTGGCTAGCCAAAGACCAAGTTTCTGAGCATGATTTCAGACGACTATGTCGCATTGTTCTGCGCTGCCAGCAACAATCATTGGACAGTTAA
- a CDS encoding succinate dehydrogenase assembly factor 2, which yields MFDKKRVSRLKWACRRGMLELDVLFMPFVEEAFDDLDESQQLVFERLLTSDDPDLFAWFMGHQECEDPELAQMVEHILSRVKV from the coding sequence ATGTTTGATAAAAAAAGAGTGTCTAGATTGAAGTGGGCATGTCGACGAGGCATGCTTGAACTTGACGTCCTTTTTATGCCGTTTGTTGAGGAAGCCTTTGACGATTTAGATGAATCTCAACAATTGGTGTTTGAACGTTTATTGACCAGTGATGATCCTGATTTATTTGCATGGTTCATGGGGCATCAAGAGTGCGAAGATCCCGAACTTGCGCAAATGGTTGAACATATCTTGAGTCGTGTCAAAGTATAG
- the ygfZ gene encoding tRNA-modifying protein YgfZ: protein MQSSFSTPDSFCGELSHLGIISVEGEEAVSYLQGKVTNDMESLTEDQSQLGCHCDFKGKTWNIFHALKTTNGVDLLCHRESIPASLAELKKYGVFSKVEFSDSSNQWHYFGLSGAQSEQAIEAHFGVIPDKHLQVVSTQQGKVIRFDTPHTRYLVLAHDKLAQQLTQELTTSEMAEKYWEAADILSGLANIQAATSEQFVPQMMNLQALQAISFDKGCYMGQEVVARTKYLGKNKRAAFILKSENTTSVLAGDILEAKMGDNWRRSGTVLRSASLEHGTCVLAILPNDTTAEQIFRAKDTPEQLFTLQPLPYNLD, encoded by the coding sequence ATGCAGTCTAGTTTTTCAACACCTGATAGTTTTTGTGGTGAACTAAGTCACTTGGGAATAATTTCCGTTGAAGGTGAAGAGGCAGTGAGTTATCTGCAAGGAAAAGTCACTAACGACATGGAATCGTTAACTGAAGATCAGAGCCAACTTGGTTGTCACTGTGATTTCAAAGGTAAAACGTGGAATATTTTTCATGCCCTAAAAACGACTAATGGAGTCGATTTACTGTGTCACCGCGAAAGTATCCCAGCGTCCTTGGCAGAACTCAAAAAATACGGCGTATTTTCAAAGGTAGAGTTTAGCGACTCATCGAACCAATGGCATTATTTCGGTTTATCAGGTGCCCAGTCAGAACAGGCAATCGAAGCCCACTTTGGGGTGATCCCTGACAAACATTTGCAAGTTGTGTCCACACAACAAGGCAAAGTGATTCGATTTGATACGCCACACACTAGATATTTGGTTCTAGCGCACGATAAACTCGCGCAACAATTGACGCAAGAACTGACCACGTCAGAAATGGCAGAAAAGTATTGGGAAGCGGCAGATATACTCAGTGGTTTAGCAAATATTCAGGCTGCCACATCTGAACAATTCGTACCTCAAATGATGAATTTGCAAGCTCTCCAGGCAATTAGTTTTGACAAAGGCTGTTACATGGGTCAAGAAGTCGTTGCGCGAACAAAGTATTTGGGAAAAAACAAACGAGCAGCTTTTATCCTGAAGTCCGAGAATACCACTTCAGTACTTGCAGGCGACATTTTAGAGGCTAAAATGGGTGATAACTGGCGACGAAGTGGTACAGTATTACGCAGTGCTTCATTAGAACATGGAACTTGTGTCTTAGCTATTTTGCCAAATGATACAACTGCAGAGCAAATATTCAGGGCTAAAGACACCCCTGAGCAATTATTTACATTACAGCCTTTGCCCTACAATCTTGATTAA
- a CDS encoding peptidylprolyl isomerase: MLISENAIVTMHFTVKTQDGTQIDSSRDGEPMVYMQGSQYLIKGLEDALEGRQPGDKFALDVAPELAYGERHDELVQLVPKTMFDGMEVEVGMTFRATTDDGEQSVMVIDETDDEVVIDGNHPLAGVSLNFDVEILEVREATDDEIAHGHPHTEGGCGHHH; encoded by the coding sequence ATGCTAATTTCAGAAAACGCCATTGTTACAATGCACTTTACCGTAAAAACCCAAGATGGTACCCAAATTGATTCATCGCGAGACGGAGAACCAATGGTTTATATGCAAGGTAGCCAATATCTTATCAAAGGGTTAGAAGACGCGTTAGAAGGCCGTCAACCAGGCGATAAATTTGCTCTAGATGTTGCCCCAGAGCTAGCATATGGCGAGCGTCATGACGAGCTAGTACAATTAGTACCTAAAACCATGTTTGACGGCATGGAAGTAGAAGTGGGTATGACCTTTAGGGCAACGACTGACGATGGAGAACAGTCTGTGATGGTGATTGATGAGACCGATGACGAAGTTGTTATTGATGGTAATCACCCTCTTGCTGGCGTTTCCCTCAATTTCGATGTGGAAATTTTAGAAGTAAGAGAAGCAACAGATGACGAAATTGCCCATGGACATCCGCACACCGAAGGTGGCTGTGGACATCACCACTAG
- a CDS encoding P-II family nitrogen regulator, translating to MKKIEAIIKPFKMEDVREALSGIGISGMTVTEVKGFGRQKGHSELYRGAEYHIGFLPKHKIEMIVPDELVERAIEVIMDRARTGKIGDGKIFVSSIERAIRIRTGEENEEAV from the coding sequence ATGAAAAAAATCGAAGCAATTATTAAACCTTTTAAAATGGAAGACGTGCGAGAGGCACTTTCTGGAATTGGGATTTCAGGTATGACAGTGACCGAAGTTAAAGGGTTTGGTAGGCAAAAAGGGCATTCTGAACTGTATCGAGGGGCTGAATATCACATTGGTTTTTTGCCCAAGCATAAAATAGAAATGATAGTACCTGATGAATTGGTTGAACGCGCCATAGAAGTCATCATGGACAGGGCTCGAACGGGAAAAATTGGAGATGGTAAAATTTTTGTGTCTAGCATCGAACGAGCGATTCGCATCCGCACCGGCGAAGAAAATGAAGAGGCGGTTTAA
- the nadE gene encoding ammonia-dependent NAD(+) synthetase produces MHKKAILEEMHVLPEIDPQKEIEKRVAFIQNQLTLSGMKTLVLGISGGIDSCTLGRLAQLAVDGLNKQSNGGYQFVAVRLPYSVQADEEDAQISIDFIQPSHAVSVNIQPGADALHEQTCGSLAKAGLLPDNPHKQDFVKGNVKARSRMIVQYEIAGMMDGLVLGTDHSAENITGFYTKYGDGACDLVPLFGLNKRQVRQIAAFLGAPDKIVHKAPTADLETLAPQKADEQALGMTYDQIDDFLEGKEVSEDVELKLIEIFTKTQHKRVPIPTIYD; encoded by the coding sequence ATGCACAAAAAAGCCATTTTAGAAGAAATGCACGTACTTCCTGAAATAGATCCTCAAAAAGAAATTGAGAAGCGAGTCGCATTTATTCAGAACCAACTCACGCTTTCTGGAATGAAAACGTTAGTGTTGGGGATTAGTGGAGGGATTGATTCTTGTACGTTAGGGCGTTTAGCTCAATTAGCTGTTGATGGATTGAATAAACAATCTAATGGTGGATATCAGTTTGTCGCAGTGCGCCTCCCATACAGTGTTCAAGCCGACGAAGAAGATGCGCAAATCAGTATTGATTTTATTCAGCCAAGCCATGCTGTCAGTGTGAATATTCAACCTGGTGCAGATGCGCTTCACGAACAAACCTGTGGTTCGTTAGCCAAAGCTGGGCTGCTTCCTGATAATCCTCATAAACAAGATTTTGTAAAAGGAAATGTTAAAGCGCGTTCACGCATGATCGTGCAGTATGAGATAGCTGGGATGATGGATGGTCTAGTGCTTGGCACTGATCATTCTGCAGAAAACATTACTGGTTTTTACACCAAGTATGGTGATGGAGCCTGTGATTTAGTTCCTCTATTTGGTTTAAACAAACGCCAAGTCAGACAAATCGCTGCGTTTCTAGGCGCACCCGATAAGATTGTACATAAGGCACCCACTGCAGATCTTGAAACCTTAGCACCGCAAAAAGCAGATGAGCAGGCTTTAGGCATGACTTACGATCAAATTGACGACTTCTTAGAAGGCAAAGAGGTTTCCGAAGATGTGGAGCTAAAACTAATAGAAATATTTACTAAGACCCAGCATAAAAGGGTACCTATTCCCACTATTTATGATTAA
- a CDS encoding GspH/FimT family pseudopilin, with protein MKSANISLMSNTLQKGVTLVELMIGLAIVAIVLTIAVPAAQGIIIKSRIVSEVNEISGVIQFARANAVDEQLATIICPTSDFSTCSNNWNQVKMVFGDEDGNGSRGDDEDILVATSLISNNNYVTGPAQAILFNPNGSANALATILICHNSKEATYARQLTVTPQGRVKMSQDADKNGVHESISGGALSCS; from the coding sequence TTGAAAAGCGCAAACATCTCGTTGATGTCCAATACTTTACAAAAAGGCGTCACGCTTGTCGAATTAATGATAGGTTTGGCCATCGTTGCCATTGTTTTAACTATTGCTGTTCCTGCCGCCCAAGGCATCATTATCAAAAGCCGTATAGTATCAGAAGTCAATGAAATCAGCGGTGTTATTCAATTTGCGCGAGCTAACGCTGTGGATGAACAGCTTGCCACTATTATATGTCCCACCTCTGACTTTTCAACCTGTTCAAATAATTGGAATCAGGTAAAAATGGTGTTTGGTGATGAAGATGGCAATGGCTCAAGAGGTGATGACGAAGATATCTTGGTGGCGACTTCGCTGATATCAAACAACAATTATGTAACCGGCCCTGCTCAAGCGATTCTATTCAATCCTAATGGATCCGCGAACGCCTTAGCAACTATTCTTATTTGTCACAATAGTAAGGAGGCTACCTATGCCAGACAGCTTACAGTTACTCCTCAAGGCAGAGTGAAAATGAGTCAAGATGCAGATAAAAATGGCGTGCATGAAAGCATTAGCGGCGGAGCATTAAGTTGTAGCTAA
- a CDS encoding DUF3081 domain-containing protein, producing the protein MKNELDSRFILNVFEKIRDKGEAVKDGYLFQGVKAYTDHDGYTVYLEDALVSLRFGFHNQYHFDYEKAEHLEQFEKKLKAISKIE; encoded by the coding sequence GTGAAAAATGAATTAGACAGCCGTTTTATTTTAAATGTGTTCGAAAAAATTCGTGACAAAGGCGAAGCTGTAAAAGATGGCTACCTTTTTCAAGGGGTCAAAGCCTACACTGACCATGATGGTTACACGGTTTATCTGGAGGACGCATTGGTCAGTTTGCGTTTCGGTTTTCATAACCAATATCACTTTGATTATGAGAAAGCCGAACATTTAGAGCAATTTGAAAAAAAACTGAAAGCCATCAGCAAAATCGAATAG
- a CDS encoding translocation/assembly module TamB: MKHSRCLFIATSLIMSGHAVATDNMYGVTTLGYAKANLASTSANTTSYKLAVGYQFAEKWYAEFGYHQLSKQSMIEQLPTTVEGVNAADFGLNADALGISVLGKASSNYGELFYRLGILNVDIEGQTLTEGEGCEFGTATPFTIGTGESYNLCEFDEGVAAGQIGIGFDFYLGVNLLLRTEVEHIRGEQGFEQNGAYIGLRYNFR; encoded by the coding sequence GTGAAACACTCTCGTTGTCTTTTTATTGCCACTTCATTAATTATGAGCGGTCATGCTGTTGCTACAGACAATATGTATGGTGTAACGACTCTGGGCTACGCCAAAGCCAATTTAGCATCAACTAGCGCTAACACTACTAGTTATAAATTAGCGGTGGGCTACCAATTCGCTGAAAAATGGTATGCAGAATTTGGCTATCATCAGCTTTCCAAACAATCAATGATTGAACAATTACCCACGACAGTTGAAGGCGTAAATGCAGCTGACTTTGGGCTTAACGCTGATGCTTTAGGGATTTCAGTTTTAGGAAAAGCCAGTAGCAATTATGGTGAACTGTTTTATCGGTTAGGAATATTGAACGTTGATATTGAAGGCCAAACCCTTACCGAAGGGGAGGGTTGTGAATTTGGTACGGCAACCCCATTTACTATTGGTACAGGCGAAAGTTACAACTTATGTGAATTTGATGAGGGCGTAGCGGCCGGACAGATTGGAATTGGCTTCGATTTCTATCTCGGGGTTAATCTGTTACTTCGTACCGAAGTTGAACATATCCGTGGAGAACAAGGTTTTGAACAAAACGGGGCTTACATCGGCTTACGTTACAATTTCAGATAA
- a CDS encoding S-(hydroxymethyl)glutathione dehydrogenase/class III alcohol dehydrogenase: METIKTRAAVAWEAGKPLSIEVVDLMPPQKGEVLVKIVATGVCHTDAYTLSGDDPEGLFPAILGHEGAGIVEAVGEGVTLVEVGDHVIPLYTAECGKCKYCLSGKTNLCQAIRATQGQGLMPDGSTRFSKNGKPIYHYMGTSTFAEHTVVPEIALAKIPKEAPLEKVCLLGCGVTTGMGAVSNAAKVQEGDTVAVFGLGGIGLSVLIGARMAKAGRIIAIDINEDKFEIAKQLGATDVINPKDYDKPIQEVIVDMTEGGVDYSFECIGNVKVMRSALECCHKGWGESVIIGVAGAGQEISTRPFQLVTGRVWRGTAFGGVKGRSQLPDYVQRYMDGEFELDTFITHTMGLEDINKAFDLMHEGKSIRSVVHF, from the coding sequence ATGGAAACCATTAAGACACGCGCTGCCGTAGCTTGGGAAGCTGGAAAACCACTTAGTATCGAAGTAGTCGATCTAATGCCGCCTCAAAAAGGCGAAGTGTTAGTCAAGATAGTGGCAACGGGCGTTTGTCATACCGATGCGTATACGCTATCTGGAGATGATCCTGAAGGGCTTTTCCCAGCGATTTTAGGCCACGAAGGGGCAGGAATTGTTGAAGCAGTAGGTGAAGGTGTGACTTTAGTCGAAGTGGGTGACCACGTGATTCCTTTGTATACGGCGGAGTGTGGAAAATGCAAATATTGTTTATCGGGTAAAACCAACTTATGCCAGGCTATTCGAGCCACTCAAGGCCAAGGTTTAATGCCTGATGGCAGCACCCGTTTTTCTAAAAATGGAAAGCCTATATACCACTATATGGGCACATCCACTTTTGCCGAACATACTGTTGTACCAGAAATAGCCCTTGCGAAAATTCCCAAGGAAGCTCCTTTGGAAAAAGTGTGTTTGTTGGGATGCGGGGTCACCACAGGAATGGGCGCAGTTAGCAATGCAGCCAAAGTCCAAGAAGGCGACACTGTTGCAGTATTTGGCTTAGGCGGAATTGGCTTGTCAGTGCTAATAGGTGCCAGAATGGCCAAAGCAGGTCGCATTATCGCCATTGATATTAATGAAGACAAATTTGAAATCGCTAAACAACTGGGCGCGACCGATGTCATTAACCCAAAAGATTACGACAAGCCGATTCAAGAAGTGATTGTGGATATGACCGAAGGTGGTGTTGACTATTCATTTGAATGTATTGGTAATGTGAAGGTTATGCGCTCCGCACTGGAATGCTGCCATAAAGGTTGGGGAGAGTCAGTGATTATTGGTGTCGCTGGTGCTGGCCAAGAAATTTCCACCCGCCCTTTCCAACTTGTGACTGGCCGAGTTTGGCGTGGAACGGCCTTTGGCGGTGTGAAAGGTCGCAGCCAATTACCCGATTATGTGCAACGGTATATGGATGGTGAATTCGAACTCGATACATTCATCACCCATACAATGGGTTTGGAAGACATTAATAAAGCCTTCGACTTAATGCACGAAGGTAAGTCTATTAGATCGGTGGTACATTTCTAA
- the fghA gene encoding S-formylglutathione hydrolase, which translates to MSVLELTSSIKSFGGQQQRFKHQSSVLDCEMNLSVYVPPQAEQNKPLPVIYWLSGLTCTDENFVTKAGAARVAAELGLIIVSPDTSPRGDEVADDEGYDLGKGAGFYLNATQAPWNAHYHMYDYIVDELPKLINQTFNCMPKVALAGHSMGGHGALTLGLSNMQKYTSISAFSPIVNPLNCPWGEKAFRAYLGDDISAWEQYDACTLLQQQGQFLQLPILIDQGLDDNFYESQKLTKPFDELAKKMHYPATVNYHPGYDHSYFFIASFIEDHLRFHHKFLTAVE; encoded by the coding sequence ATGTCAGTTTTGGAACTAACCTCTTCAATTAAATCATTCGGTGGTCAACAGCAGCGTTTTAAGCACCAATCGAGCGTGCTGGATTGCGAAATGAACTTGAGTGTTTATGTGCCCCCACAAGCTGAACAAAACAAGCCCTTACCGGTAATTTATTGGTTAAGTGGGCTTACCTGTACCGACGAGAACTTCGTAACTAAAGCTGGTGCGGCGCGAGTAGCGGCTGAACTGGGGTTGATTATTGTATCTCCCGATACTAGCCCTAGAGGCGATGAGGTTGCGGATGATGAAGGCTATGATTTAGGTAAAGGGGCTGGTTTTTATTTAAACGCTACCCAGGCACCGTGGAATGCTCATTATCATATGTATGATTACATTGTGGATGAGTTGCCCAAATTAATTAATCAAACCTTTAATTGCATGCCAAAAGTAGCATTAGCAGGACACTCTATGGGTGGCCACGGTGCGCTCACTTTGGGTCTATCTAACATGCAAAAATACACCTCTATTTCTGCATTTTCGCCAATTGTAAATCCATTGAATTGCCCTTGGGGTGAAAAAGCGTTCCGCGCTTATTTAGGGGATGATATTAGTGCATGGGAACAGTACGACGCGTGTACATTGCTGCAGCAACAAGGTCAATTTTTGCAACTGCCAATATTAATTGATCAGGGTTTAGATGATAACTTTTATGAGAGTCAGAAATTAACCAAGCCGTTTGACGAACTAGCTAAAAAAATGCACTACCCAGCCACGGTCAATTACCATCCAGGTTATGACCACAGCTACTTTTTCATCGCTAGTTTTATTGAAGATCATCTGCGTTTCCATCACAAATTTTTGACCGCAGTAGAGTAG
- a CDS encoding PQQ-dependent sugar dehydrogenase: MSNTSRQYFILSTLIQLILIALTVSLSFSFTKTFEIIPDSILHLPDVYVSHADMLQIVKIFVITYAIQIGLAFWRNGSSAFSSAKRFANEYIWFLYAYTTASLYLFLATTINYDPQLIAAIGLFATLFYLLAFVVMQSLLFSGSILGSLGSGIAATFRRVFSVTGILALIYFLVPLGMGKAFTSDRDIANAITQVRIWFNPVETSDWGFKNYLPKLKFAQPVLVREGPENDGTVYVLERGGKIKKIANADGDDAQIVVDVSEFMGEVEMENGAIGFDFHPKFADSTAPKPFIYLYYTDTREENIQHNRISRFEITSQDAQMNTASETILFDLIRNDSGFHNGGAMEFGADGFLYIGLGEGVHPPEATTSSEVLRSGILRIDVDMDPEKSNPIDAPMQYGTVQNYYIPKDNPFWDNDNIRNEYYALGLRNPFRFKFDPLTNDLWLGDVGSTIWEEVNKIEAGKHYQFPVIEGRSESGVKAWETLDIPQQGPVYTYEHNAYDRAVIGGIVNRSDMYPKLKDKYVFADNYSAKVFVMDSDKPQVESVELIARANQYAQRGISSVVQLSGGEILVTTLGAASEPSGEVLQLVHADQANVFREEVDNTPEGYDQNATAGLFAVNCARCHGVKGDGKGPDAALLGVPMPDFTSPLYHHNTDTTAIKSIIVEGGAAVGKSPLMPPWGGFLKPKEIDHLVTYLESLPDQHHQH, encoded by the coding sequence GTGTCAAACACTAGTCGTCAATATTTTATTTTAAGCACACTTATACAGCTTATTTTAATTGCTCTCACAGTATCTCTAAGTTTTAGCTTTACCAAAACTTTTGAGATTATTCCAGATAGCATATTACATCTCCCCGATGTATACGTGAGTCACGCTGATATGCTGCAAATTGTAAAGATTTTTGTGATTACCTATGCAATCCAAATTGGTCTAGCATTTTGGCGTAATGGTAGTAGTGCTTTTTCAAGCGCTAAACGTTTCGCAAATGAGTACATCTGGTTTTTATATGCTTACACAACAGCGTCGCTGTATTTGTTCCTCGCGACAACAATCAATTATGATCCGCAGTTAATCGCAGCTATTGGCTTGTTCGCAACGCTGTTTTATCTACTGGCATTCGTAGTGATGCAGAGCTTGTTGTTTAGTGGTTCAATTTTAGGCAGCTTAGGAAGTGGTATTGCGGCCACATTTAGGCGTGTTTTTAGCGTAACTGGTATATTGGCATTGATTTACTTCCTCGTTCCACTGGGAATGGGCAAAGCGTTTACATCCGATCGCGATATTGCCAATGCTATTACTCAAGTCCGTATTTGGTTTAACCCAGTGGAGACATCTGATTGGGGATTCAAAAATTACTTACCTAAGCTCAAATTTGCACAACCTGTGTTGGTACGTGAAGGTCCGGAAAATGACGGTACTGTTTACGTGTTAGAAAGAGGCGGAAAAATCAAAAAAATAGCCAATGCCGATGGAGATGACGCGCAGATAGTTGTTGATGTTTCAGAATTCATGGGTGAAGTAGAAATGGAAAATGGTGCGATTGGCTTTGATTTTCACCCAAAATTTGCCGATTCAACTGCGCCTAAACCATTCATTTATCTTTATTACACCGACACTCGGGAGGAGAATATACAACATAATCGTATTTCTCGTTTCGAAATCACCTCGCAAGATGCCCAGATGAATACTGCTTCGGAAACTATTTTATTCGATTTGATTCGAAACGATTCAGGCTTCCACAATGGTGGCGCTATGGAATTTGGCGCAGATGGATTTCTGTATATTGGTTTAGGTGAAGGTGTACATCCGCCCGAAGCGACCACATCCTCTGAAGTGCTGCGCTCTGGTATTTTACGTATTGATGTTGACATGGATCCTGAAAAGAGCAATCCAATTGATGCACCTATGCAATATGGGACAGTTCAGAATTACTATATTCCTAAAGATAATCCGTTTTGGGATAATGACAACATACGTAACGAATATTATGCGTTAGGCCTACGTAATCCGTTTCGGTTCAAGTTCGACCCGCTGACAAATGACCTTTGGCTAGGTGATGTAGGTTCAACTATTTGGGAAGAAGTAAACAAAATTGAAGCCGGTAAACATTATCAATTCCCGGTAATTGAAGGGCGCAGTGAAAGTGGCGTTAAAGCTTGGGAAACACTCGATATCCCACAACAAGGCCCAGTTTATACATACGAGCACAACGCTTATGACAGAGCCGTTATTGGCGGAATTGTAAATCGTTCTGATATGTACCCAAAATTGAAAGACAAATATGTTTTTGCGGATAATTATTCGGCGAAAGTATTTGTGATGGATTCAGATAAACCGCAAGTAGAAAGTGTTGAATTGATTGCTAGGGCAAATCAATATGCGCAACGCGGAATAAGCTCGGTGGTGCAGCTAAGTGGCGGAGAGATTTTAGTCACAACATTAGGAGCCGCATCCGAGCCAAGTGGTGAAGTATTGCAACTGGTTCATGCAGATCAAGCCAACGTTTTTAGAGAAGAAGTTGATAATACGCCAGAAGGATATGATCAAAATGCGACCGCCGGATTGTTTGCGGTTAACTGTGCTCGCTGTCACGGTGTCAAAGGCGATGGTAAAGGGCCTGATGCAGCCTTGTTAGGTGTTCCAATGCCCGATTTCACTTCGCCTTTATATCACCACAATACGGATACTACAGCTATAAAATCGATAATTGTGGAAGGCGGCGCTGCGGTAGGAAAAAGTCCATTAATGCCACCTTGGGGCGGATTTTTGAAGCCTAAAGAAATCGATCATTTGGTGACCTACTTAGAGTCTTTACCTGATCAGCACCATCAACATTAA
- a CDS encoding hydrolase 1, exosortase A system-associated produces MMTPDSIESAVVINSGEVQLMGILHKPSTPLKTAVLIVVGGPQYRVGSHRQFVQLSRALAKANIASLRFDYTGMGDSEGDKKSFDEINEDIKAACDHMCAQLGIESIVIWGLCDAASAAMIYAPQDSRIKGLFLLNPWLRSDAAMGKTMLKYYYVQRLLSKEFWLKLIRGKVNVASSLGDAKGFVSDSVSSQDNQQQSYQAQMQKGLQTFTGKVCLVLSGVDLTAKEFEQQTLNNKAWKKLNGSDTTVHRISKADHTFSSKEFKQQVENYTVEFVEKNEFSCV; encoded by the coding sequence ATGATGACGCCTGATAGTATTGAGTCAGCTGTGGTTATTAATAGTGGTGAAGTTCAATTAATGGGGATTTTGCATAAGCCTTCTACCCCTTTGAAAACCGCAGTACTTATAGTCGTCGGAGGCCCTCAGTATCGTGTTGGCAGTCATCGACAATTTGTGCAACTTTCCCGGGCGTTAGCCAAAGCAAACATTGCTTCGTTGAGATTTGACTACACTGGAATGGGCGACAGTGAAGGTGATAAAAAGTCTTTTGATGAGATTAACGAAGATATTAAAGCTGCATGTGATCATATGTGTGCTCAGCTTGGTATAGAATCTATTGTGATTTGGGGACTCTGTGATGCAGCATCGGCTGCGATGATTTATGCGCCACAAGACAGCCGTATTAAAGGCTTGTTTTTGCTAAACCCATGGTTAAGAAGTGACGCTGCAATGGGCAAAACAATGTTGAAATATTATTATGTACAAAGGTTACTTTCAAAAGAGTTTTGGTTGAAACTGATTCGTGGAAAAGTGAATGTGGCTAGCAGTCTTGGAGATGCAAAAGGTTTTGTTAGCGACAGTGTTTCGAGTCAAGATAATCAACAACAAAGTTATCAAGCTCAAATGCAAAAGGGCCTACAAACATTTACAGGTAAAGTTTGTTTAGTATTGAGTGGGGTTGATTTGACAGCAAAAGAGTTTGAACAACAGACGCTTAATAATAAGGCATGGAAAAAATTAAACGGCAGTGATACCACTGTTCATCGTATCTCAAAAGCCGATCATACTTTTTCAAGTAAAGAGTTTAAACAACAAGTCGAAAATTACACCGTTGAATTTGTTGAAAAAAACGAATTTTCTTGTGTTTAG